A region from the Vicinamibacteria bacterium genome encodes:
- a CDS encoding YceI family protein, whose protein sequence is MTKSKSVTASSAVLALALILLATLAQAASFKADPQHSTIGFSVRHLLTKVNGQFREFDASFRFDESTQTLEEVTATIQAASIDTNVEMRDKDLRSKRFFDVERFPTLTFRSTGSAKFSENKARIPGVLSMHGVDREIVLEAEFLGKAKDPWGNVKYGFHASTTIDRTDWGMKWNEVIEAGGVMVGNEVEITLDIEASPES, encoded by the coding sequence ATGACGAAGAGCAAATCCGTTACCGCGTCGAGCGCCGTGCTCGCGCTCGCCCTGATTCTCCTCGCGACGCTCGCGCAGGCGGCGAGCTTCAAGGCGGACCCCCAGCATTCCACCATCGGCTTCAGCGTGAGGCATCTCCTGACCAAGGTCAACGGACAGTTTCGCGAGTTCGATGCTTCCTTTCGTTTCGACGAATCCACCCAGACCCTCGAGGAGGTCACCGCGACCATTCAGGCGGCGAGCATCGACACGAACGTCGAGATGCGGGACAAGGATCTGAGAAGCAAGCGGTTCTTCGACGTGGAGCGGTTTCCGACGCTGACGTTCAGGAGCACGGGGAGCGCGAAGTTCTCCGAGAACAAGGCTCGCATCCCCGGCGTCCTGAGCATGCACGGCGTCGATAGAGAGATCGTCCTCGAGGCGGAGTTCCTGGGAAAAGCGAAAGATCCCTGGGGAAACGTGAAGTACGGCTTTCATGCCTCGACTACCATCGACCGGACGGACTGGGGCATGAAATGGAACGAAGTGATCGAAGCCGGTGGAGTCATGGTAGGCAACGAGGTCGAAATCACGCTCGACATCGAAGCCTCGCCGGAATCGTAA